Proteins from a genomic interval of Oryctolagus cuniculus chromosome 8, mOryCun1.1, whole genome shotgun sequence:
- the LOC103347526 gene encoding rho GTPase-activating protein 20-like isoform X2 yields the protein MRKYEVVCQNSNIHNLSPVPIPKTLLFYHLPLPPRELTHLNEVPALCHGPERDDDFQEAGTSEDASASKGRERRLLVHGPIKLRTGNKKTKHQAFLYKDVLKISNIRYSKNIYYKYVIPVNEIWISKCIVEEGDTSASRCLNIGWPMANYRAKFFSKTFMEKWERLLDRCITESKEKDQKQTTVLQIESDTVSNVPYSGIITVTNLDTVSDVIHMALPVLGLSGSEMDYQLWVYSNQRKTSYPLIGHECPYAIQASYHRAAFHNQEPGKSTSALSMEDPVLEILSDGGIQFVLKPRHTAKRQRRCGFPTNCLSCWGITRSHNDLPQDSPPAISVPTLLRVSGVEDLTLTLWEVIRIIKQKGPKTENIFQKVGDIKSFIALKERFNTGDRGDWGNESPLVLATLLKECLRAFPGTLFSTDLYDQWLDVLDKGNDEEARDIQRLLAHLPRTNTALIRHLFSSLYAISCNASYNQMTTSKLALCITPSLLCVWRSTSRSPALEDEIRRKLSLVEFLIASYPRIFAVDQKSKKSCMKSKRNIGESTRQVIATAGQSAASPETARQSPI from the exons AATTGACTCATCTCAATGAAGTACCTGCCCTGTGCCATGGTCCTGAGAG GGACGATGATTTTCAAGAGGCTGGGACTTCAGAGGATGCAAGTGCTTCAAAGGGACGTGAACGAAGACTACTGGTGCACGGTCCGATAAAGTTAAGAACGGgtaataagaaaacaaagcatCAGGCTTTTTTGTACAAGGATGTACTGAAAATCTCGAACATTCG GTACAGCAAAAATATTTACTACAAATATGTCATCCCTGTCAATGAAATATGGATTTCCAAATGCATTGTTGAGGAAGGTGATACCAGTGCCTCCAGGTGCCTGAATATTGGCTGGCCCATGGCGAATTATAGGGCCAAGTTCTT TTCGaagacatttatggaaaaatgggaaCGTCTGCTGGACAG GTGTATAACTGAGTCGAAAGAGAAAGATCAAAAGCAGACGACAGTTCTACAGATAGAGTCAGATACCGTTAGCAACGTTCCTTAT TCTGGAATTATAACAGTTACCAATTTAGACACAGTGAGTGACGTTATCCATATGGCACTACCAGTGCTAGGATTAAGT GGCTCAGAAATGGACTACCAATTGTGGGTCTATTCAAACCAGAGAAAGACCTCTTACCCGCTCATCG GGCATGAGTGTCCATATGCTATCCAAGCAAGCTACCATCGAGCTGCCTTTCATAATCAGGAACCGGGGAAGTCCACCTCCGCCCTGAGCATGGAGGATCCCGTTCTGGAGATCTTGTCTGATGGAGGGATCCAGTTCGTGTTGAAGCCCAGGCACACGGCTAAAAGGCAGCGCCGGTGCG GCTTTCCCACAAACTGTCTGTCTTGCTGGGGCATTACCAGAAGCCATAATGACCTGCCCCAGGACTCCCCTCCTGCTATTTCGGTGCCAACACTCCTGAGAGTGTCTGGTGTTGAGGACCTGACCCTCACACTCTGG GAAGTGATTCGTATTATCAAGCAGAAAGGGCCAAAGAcagagaatatttttcaaaaagttggtgaCATAAAGTCATTTATAGCCCTAAAGGAAAGATTTAACACAGGAGATAGAGGCGACTGGGGCAATGAATCGCCACTTGTGTTAGCAACACTGTTAAAG GAGTGTCTTCGAGCCTTTCCTGGCACTCTCTTTTCAACCGACCTCTATGATCAGTGGCTGGATGTTCTTGATAAAGGGAATGACGAGGAGGCCAGAGACATCCAGAG GCTTTTAGCCCATCTGCCCAGAACTAACACAGCTCTCATAAGACACTTGTTTTCATCATTATATGCAATCTCATGTAATGCATCATACAATCAGATGACTACATCAAAGTTAGCTTTGTGCATCACCCCGAGCCTTCTGTGTGTCTGGCGATCTACTTCAAGAAGCCCAGCCCTCGAAGATGAAATAAGGAGAAAG CTTTCCCTCGTGGAGTTTCTGATTGCAAGTTATCCCAGAATATTTGCAGTTGACCAGAAGTCTAAGAAGAGCTGTATGAAATCCAAAAGAAACATTGGAGAGAGTACCCGGCAAGTCATCGCCACTGCGGGGCAGAGTGCTGCCAGCCCAG AAACTGCAAGACAATCTCCAATATGA
- the LOC103347526 gene encoding rho GTPase-activating protein 20-like isoform X1: MRKYEVVCQNSNIHNLSPVPIPKTLLFYHLPLPPRELTHLNEVPALCHGPERDDDFQEAGTSEDASASKGRERRLLVHGPIKLRTGNKKTKHQAFLYKDVLKISNIRYSKNIYYKYVIPVNEIWISKCIVEEGDTSASRCLNIGWPMANYRAKFFSKTFMEKWERLLDRCITESKEKDQKQTTVLQIESDTVSNVPYSGIITVTNLDTVSDVIHMALPVLGLSGSEMDYQLWVYSNQRKTSYPLIGHECPYAIQASYHRAAFHNQEPGKSTSALSMEDPVLEILSDGGIQFVLKPRHTAKRQRRCGFPTNCLSCWGITRSHNDLPQDSPPAISVPTLLRVSGVEDLTLTLWEVIRIIKQKGPKTENIFQKVGDIKSFIALKERFNTGDRGDWGNESPLVLATLLKECLRAFPGTLFSTDLYDQWLDVLDKGNDEEARDIQRLLAHLPRTNTALIRHLFSSLYAISCNASYNQMTTSKLALCITPSLLCVWRSTSRSPALEDEIRRKLSLVEFLIASYPRIFAVDQKSKKSCMKSKRNIGESTRQVIATAGQSAASPGESSLRWDLRASVPGSLGEFHSFAKNQTASLPGVTGEA, from the exons AATTGACTCATCTCAATGAAGTACCTGCCCTGTGCCATGGTCCTGAGAG GGACGATGATTTTCAAGAGGCTGGGACTTCAGAGGATGCAAGTGCTTCAAAGGGACGTGAACGAAGACTACTGGTGCACGGTCCGATAAAGTTAAGAACGGgtaataagaaaacaaagcatCAGGCTTTTTTGTACAAGGATGTACTGAAAATCTCGAACATTCG GTACAGCAAAAATATTTACTACAAATATGTCATCCCTGTCAATGAAATATGGATTTCCAAATGCATTGTTGAGGAAGGTGATACCAGTGCCTCCAGGTGCCTGAATATTGGCTGGCCCATGGCGAATTATAGGGCCAAGTTCTT TTCGaagacatttatggaaaaatgggaaCGTCTGCTGGACAG GTGTATAACTGAGTCGAAAGAGAAAGATCAAAAGCAGACGACAGTTCTACAGATAGAGTCAGATACCGTTAGCAACGTTCCTTAT TCTGGAATTATAACAGTTACCAATTTAGACACAGTGAGTGACGTTATCCATATGGCACTACCAGTGCTAGGATTAAGT GGCTCAGAAATGGACTACCAATTGTGGGTCTATTCAAACCAGAGAAAGACCTCTTACCCGCTCATCG GGCATGAGTGTCCATATGCTATCCAAGCAAGCTACCATCGAGCTGCCTTTCATAATCAGGAACCGGGGAAGTCCACCTCCGCCCTGAGCATGGAGGATCCCGTTCTGGAGATCTTGTCTGATGGAGGGATCCAGTTCGTGTTGAAGCCCAGGCACACGGCTAAAAGGCAGCGCCGGTGCG GCTTTCCCACAAACTGTCTGTCTTGCTGGGGCATTACCAGAAGCCATAATGACCTGCCCCAGGACTCCCCTCCTGCTATTTCGGTGCCAACACTCCTGAGAGTGTCTGGTGTTGAGGACCTGACCCTCACACTCTGG GAAGTGATTCGTATTATCAAGCAGAAAGGGCCAAAGAcagagaatatttttcaaaaagttggtgaCATAAAGTCATTTATAGCCCTAAAGGAAAGATTTAACACAGGAGATAGAGGCGACTGGGGCAATGAATCGCCACTTGTGTTAGCAACACTGTTAAAG GAGTGTCTTCGAGCCTTTCCTGGCACTCTCTTTTCAACCGACCTCTATGATCAGTGGCTGGATGTTCTTGATAAAGGGAATGACGAGGAGGCCAGAGACATCCAGAG GCTTTTAGCCCATCTGCCCAGAACTAACACAGCTCTCATAAGACACTTGTTTTCATCATTATATGCAATCTCATGTAATGCATCATACAATCAGATGACTACATCAAAGTTAGCTTTGTGCATCACCCCGAGCCTTCTGTGTGTCTGGCGATCTACTTCAAGAAGCCCAGCCCTCGAAGATGAAATAAGGAGAAAG CTTTCCCTCGTGGAGTTTCTGATTGCAAGTTATCCCAGAATATTTGCAGTTGACCAGAAGTCTAAGAAGAGCTGTATGAAATCCAAAAGAAACATTGGAGAGAGTACCCGGCAAGTCATCGCCACTGCGGGGCAGAGTGCTGCCAGCCCAGGTGAGAGTTCCCTGAGGTGGGATCTTAGGGCCAGCGTGCCAGGTTCTCTGGGAGAATTTCACTCCTTTGCTAAGAACCAGACCGCAAGCCTGCCAGGTGTCACAGGAGAAGCTTGA
- the LOC103347526 gene encoding rho GTPase-activating protein 20-like isoform X3: MESNVVRASGSHPPVPSARDDDFQEAGTSEDASASKGRERRLLVHGPIKLRTGNKKTKHQAFLYKDVLKISNIRYSKNIYYKYVIPVNEIWISKCIVEEGDTSASRCLNIGWPMANYRAKFFSKTFMEKWERLLDRCITESKEKDQKQTTVLQIESDTVSNVPYSGIITVTNLDTVSDVIHMALPVLGLSGSEMDYQLWVYSNQRKTSYPLIGHECPYAIQASYHRAAFHNQEPGKSTSALSMEDPVLEILSDGGIQFVLKPRHTAKRQRRCGFPTNCLSCWGITRSHNDLPQDSPPAISVPTLLRVSGVEDLTLTLWEVIRIIKQKGPKTENIFQKVGDIKSFIALKERFNTGDRGDWGNESPLVLATLLKECLRAFPGTLFSTDLYDQWLDVLDKGNDEEARDIQRLLAHLPRTNTALIRHLFSSLYAISCNASYNQMTTSKLALCITPSLLCVWRSTSRSPALEDEIRRKLSLVEFLIASYPRIFAVDQKSKKSCMKSKRNIGESTRQVIATAGQSAASPGESSLRWDLRASVPGSLGEFHSFAKNQTASLPGVTGEA, encoded by the exons ATGGAAAGTAATGTTGTCAGAGCTTCTGGAAGTCATCCGCCAGTCCCCAGCGCAAG GGACGATGATTTTCAAGAGGCTGGGACTTCAGAGGATGCAAGTGCTTCAAAGGGACGTGAACGAAGACTACTGGTGCACGGTCCGATAAAGTTAAGAACGGgtaataagaaaacaaagcatCAGGCTTTTTTGTACAAGGATGTACTGAAAATCTCGAACATTCG GTACAGCAAAAATATTTACTACAAATATGTCATCCCTGTCAATGAAATATGGATTTCCAAATGCATTGTTGAGGAAGGTGATACCAGTGCCTCCAGGTGCCTGAATATTGGCTGGCCCATGGCGAATTATAGGGCCAAGTTCTT TTCGaagacatttatggaaaaatgggaaCGTCTGCTGGACAG GTGTATAACTGAGTCGAAAGAGAAAGATCAAAAGCAGACGACAGTTCTACAGATAGAGTCAGATACCGTTAGCAACGTTCCTTAT TCTGGAATTATAACAGTTACCAATTTAGACACAGTGAGTGACGTTATCCATATGGCACTACCAGTGCTAGGATTAAGT GGCTCAGAAATGGACTACCAATTGTGGGTCTATTCAAACCAGAGAAAGACCTCTTACCCGCTCATCG GGCATGAGTGTCCATATGCTATCCAAGCAAGCTACCATCGAGCTGCCTTTCATAATCAGGAACCGGGGAAGTCCACCTCCGCCCTGAGCATGGAGGATCCCGTTCTGGAGATCTTGTCTGATGGAGGGATCCAGTTCGTGTTGAAGCCCAGGCACACGGCTAAAAGGCAGCGCCGGTGCG GCTTTCCCACAAACTGTCTGTCTTGCTGGGGCATTACCAGAAGCCATAATGACCTGCCCCAGGACTCCCCTCCTGCTATTTCGGTGCCAACACTCCTGAGAGTGTCTGGTGTTGAGGACCTGACCCTCACACTCTGG GAAGTGATTCGTATTATCAAGCAGAAAGGGCCAAAGAcagagaatatttttcaaaaagttggtgaCATAAAGTCATTTATAGCCCTAAAGGAAAGATTTAACACAGGAGATAGAGGCGACTGGGGCAATGAATCGCCACTTGTGTTAGCAACACTGTTAAAG GAGTGTCTTCGAGCCTTTCCTGGCACTCTCTTTTCAACCGACCTCTATGATCAGTGGCTGGATGTTCTTGATAAAGGGAATGACGAGGAGGCCAGAGACATCCAGAG GCTTTTAGCCCATCTGCCCAGAACTAACACAGCTCTCATAAGACACTTGTTTTCATCATTATATGCAATCTCATGTAATGCATCATACAATCAGATGACTACATCAAAGTTAGCTTTGTGCATCACCCCGAGCCTTCTGTGTGTCTGGCGATCTACTTCAAGAAGCCCAGCCCTCGAAGATGAAATAAGGAGAAAG CTTTCCCTCGTGGAGTTTCTGATTGCAAGTTATCCCAGAATATTTGCAGTTGACCAGAAGTCTAAGAAGAGCTGTATGAAATCCAAAAGAAACATTGGAGAGAGTACCCGGCAAGTCATCGCCACTGCGGGGCAGAGTGCTGCCAGCCCAGGTGAGAGTTCCCTGAGGTGGGATCTTAGGGCCAGCGTGCCAGGTTCTCTGGGAGAATTTCACTCCTTTGCTAAGAACCAGACCGCAAGCCTGCCAGGTGTCACAGGAGAAGCTTGA
- the LOC103347526 gene encoding rho GTPase-activating protein 20-like isoform X4, with translation MRKYEVVCQNSNIHNLSPVPIPKTLLFYHLPLPPRELTHLNEVPALCHGPERDDDFQEAGTSEDASASKGRERRLLVHGPIKLRTGNKKTKHQAFLYKDVLKISNIRYSKNIYYKYVIPVNEIWISKCIVEEGDTSASRCLNIGWPMANYRAKFFSKTFMEKWERLLDRCITESKEKDQKQTTVLQIESDTVSNVPYSGIITVTNLDTVSDVIHMALPVLGLSGSEMDYQLWVYSNQRKTSYPLIGFPTNCLSCWGITRSHNDLPQDSPPAISVPTLLRVSGVEDLTLTLWEVIRIIKQKGPKTENIFQKVGDIKSFIALKERFNTGDRGDWGNESPLVLATLLKECLRAFPGTLFSTDLYDQWLDVLDKGNDEEARDIQRLLAHLPRTNTALIRHLFSSLYAISCNASYNQMTTSKLALCITPSLLCVWRSTSRSPALEDEIRRKLSLVEFLIASYPRIFAVDQKSKKSCMKSKRNIGESTRQVIATAGQSAASPGESSLRWDLRASVPGSLGEFHSFAKNQTASLPGVTGEA, from the exons AATTGACTCATCTCAATGAAGTACCTGCCCTGTGCCATGGTCCTGAGAG GGACGATGATTTTCAAGAGGCTGGGACTTCAGAGGATGCAAGTGCTTCAAAGGGACGTGAACGAAGACTACTGGTGCACGGTCCGATAAAGTTAAGAACGGgtaataagaaaacaaagcatCAGGCTTTTTTGTACAAGGATGTACTGAAAATCTCGAACATTCG GTACAGCAAAAATATTTACTACAAATATGTCATCCCTGTCAATGAAATATGGATTTCCAAATGCATTGTTGAGGAAGGTGATACCAGTGCCTCCAGGTGCCTGAATATTGGCTGGCCCATGGCGAATTATAGGGCCAAGTTCTT TTCGaagacatttatggaaaaatgggaaCGTCTGCTGGACAG GTGTATAACTGAGTCGAAAGAGAAAGATCAAAAGCAGACGACAGTTCTACAGATAGAGTCAGATACCGTTAGCAACGTTCCTTAT TCTGGAATTATAACAGTTACCAATTTAGACACAGTGAGTGACGTTATCCATATGGCACTACCAGTGCTAGGATTAAGT GGCTCAGAAATGGACTACCAATTGTGGGTCTATTCAAACCAGAGAAAGACCTCTTACCCGCTCATCG GCTTTCCCACAAACTGTCTGTCTTGCTGGGGCATTACCAGAAGCCATAATGACCTGCCCCAGGACTCCCCTCCTGCTATTTCGGTGCCAACACTCCTGAGAGTGTCTGGTGTTGAGGACCTGACCCTCACACTCTGG GAAGTGATTCGTATTATCAAGCAGAAAGGGCCAAAGAcagagaatatttttcaaaaagttggtgaCATAAAGTCATTTATAGCCCTAAAGGAAAGATTTAACACAGGAGATAGAGGCGACTGGGGCAATGAATCGCCACTTGTGTTAGCAACACTGTTAAAG GAGTGTCTTCGAGCCTTTCCTGGCACTCTCTTTTCAACCGACCTCTATGATCAGTGGCTGGATGTTCTTGATAAAGGGAATGACGAGGAGGCCAGAGACATCCAGAG GCTTTTAGCCCATCTGCCCAGAACTAACACAGCTCTCATAAGACACTTGTTTTCATCATTATATGCAATCTCATGTAATGCATCATACAATCAGATGACTACATCAAAGTTAGCTTTGTGCATCACCCCGAGCCTTCTGTGTGTCTGGCGATCTACTTCAAGAAGCCCAGCCCTCGAAGATGAAATAAGGAGAAAG CTTTCCCTCGTGGAGTTTCTGATTGCAAGTTATCCCAGAATATTTGCAGTTGACCAGAAGTCTAAGAAGAGCTGTATGAAATCCAAAAGAAACATTGGAGAGAGTACCCGGCAAGTCATCGCCACTGCGGGGCAGAGTGCTGCCAGCCCAGGTGAGAGTTCCCTGAGGTGGGATCTTAGGGCCAGCGTGCCAGGTTCTCTGGGAGAATTTCACTCCTTTGCTAAGAACCAGACCGCAAGCCTGCCAGGTGTCACAGGAGAAGCTTGA